A genome region from Trichocoleus sp. includes the following:
- the secE gene encoding preprotein translocase subunit SecE, whose protein sequence is MAKKDEAEVKGQKASKEPKDSAGSKELKKAEEAKSSFSPVEFVQGTREELDKIVWPSRQQLISESVAVILMVTLSATLIYFVDNFFKWAAGQVF, encoded by the coding sequence GTGGCGAAGAAGGACGAAGCGGAAGTTAAGGGGCAGAAAGCGTCAAAAGAGCCAAAAGATTCTGCGGGATCAAAAGAGCTTAAAAAGGCGGAAGAGGCAAAGTCTAGTTTTAGTCCTGTGGAATTTGTTCAAGGCACAAGAGAAGAACTAGATAAAATTGTGTGGCCCTCTCGTCAGCAACTCATTAGTGAATCAGTTGCAGTGATTTTGATGGTGACTCTCTCTGCTACACTCATCTATTTCGTTGATAATTTTTTTAAGTGGGCTGCCGGACAGGTGTTTTGA
- the nusG gene encoding transcription termination/antitermination protein NusG, whose product MVFSSDDSDNLLQQNAEDENAASQGHARWYAVQVASGCENRVKLNLEQRIETLDVANRIFQIEIPQTPILKPNKGGKPKEASEKVFPGYVLIKMVMDDETWQVVKNTPNVINFVGAEQKRRYGRGRGHVKPLPLGMTEVERIFKQAQEQKPVVKIDMAAGDKIVVLSGPFKDFEGEVIEVSPERSKLKALLSIFGRDTPVELEFNQVQKQS is encoded by the coding sequence ATGGTTTTTTCATCGGACGATTCTGACAACTTATTGCAGCAGAACGCTGAAGATGAAAATGCTGCATCTCAAGGACATGCTCGCTGGTACGCTGTGCAGGTTGCTTCAGGCTGCGAAAATCGTGTCAAGCTCAACCTTGAACAGCGGATCGAGACGCTGGATGTAGCAAATCGCATCTTCCAAATTGAAATTCCGCAAACGCCAATTTTGAAGCCCAACAAAGGTGGCAAGCCTAAGGAAGCTTCAGAGAAAGTTTTCCCTGGCTATGTCCTCATCAAAATGGTAATGGATGATGAAACTTGGCAGGTTGTGAAAAACACGCCAAACGTCATTAACTTTGTTGGAGCAGAACAAAAGCGGCGATACGGAAGAGGGCGAGGGCACGTTAAACCTCTGCCGCTGGGTATGACTGAAGTTGAACGCATCTTCAAGCAAGCACAAGAGCAAAAGCCTGTCGTCAAAATTGACATGGCAGCAGGTGACAAAATTGTCGTGCTATCCGGTCCTTTTAAGGACTTTGAAGGCGAAGTCATTGAGGTTAGCCCAGAGCGTAGTAAGCTCAAGGCTCTACTTTCTATCTTTGGTAGAGATACGCCTGTGGAGCTTGAATTTAACCAAGTTCAAAAGCAGAGTTAG
- the rplK gene encoding 50S ribosomal protein L11 — MAKKVVAIIKLAITAGKANPAPPIGPALGQHGVNIMMFCKEYNARTADQAGLVIPVEISVFEDRSFTFILKTPPASVLITKAAGIERGSGEPNKKKVGSITRNQLREIAQTKLPDLNANDIDAAMKIVEGTARNMGVTVVE, encoded by the coding sequence ATGGCAAAGAAAGTTGTCGCAATCATTAAGCTAGCAATTACGGCAGGAAAGGCAAACCCTGCTCCCCCGATCGGTCCCGCTTTGGGTCAACATGGGGTGAATATTATGATGTTCTGCAAGGAATATAACGCGAGAACTGCTGATCAGGCAGGTCTGGTAATTCCTGTAGAAATCTCGGTTTTTGAAGACCGGAGTTTTACGTTCATCCTCAAAACACCCCCTGCCTCCGTGTTAATTACAAAAGCAGCAGGAATTGAACGTGGTTCAGGTGAGCCCAACAAGAAGAAAGTTGGTTCGATTACCAGAAACCAGCTGCGGGAAATCGCTCAAACGAAGCTTCCTGACTTGAACGCAAATGATATCGATGCCGCAATGAAAATTGTGGAAGGGACTGCCCGGAATATGGGTGTGACTGTTGTTGAGTAG
- the rplA gene encoding 50S ribosomal protein L1, producing MAKKVSKRLLELQGKVEDRPYQPVEALQLLKETATAKFSESAEAHIRLGIDPKYTDQQLRTTVALPKGTGQIIRVAVIARGEKVTEANNSGADIAGSEELIDDIQKGMMDFDVLIATPDVMPQVAKLGRQLGPRGLMPSPKGGTVTFDVAQAISEFKAGKLEFRADRTGIVHVMFGKATFSEQDLLTNLKALQETIDRNRPSGAKGRYWRSIYVSATMGPSIQVDIGGLRDLKLTEVA from the coding sequence ATGGCTAAAAAAGTATCGAAACGTTTGCTGGAGCTTCAAGGAAAGGTCGAAGACCGTCCTTATCAGCCTGTAGAGGCGCTTCAACTGCTGAAAGAGACGGCAACTGCCAAGTTTTCAGAATCTGCAGAAGCCCATATCCGTCTGGGAATTGACCCGAAGTATACCGATCAGCAGTTGAGAACAACGGTTGCGCTGCCAAAGGGAACGGGTCAAATCATTAGAGTCGCAGTCATCGCTCGCGGCGAGAAAGTAACAGAGGCAAATAATTCTGGTGCTGATATTGCTGGTTCTGAAGAGCTGATTGACGACATTCAAAAGGGCATGATGGACTTTGACGTTCTGATTGCTACACCCGATGTCATGCCTCAGGTCGCAAAGCTGGGTCGCCAACTGGGTCCACGGGGTTTAATGCCTTCGCCGAAGGGAGGGACAGTCACCTTTGATGTAGCTCAGGCAATCTCAGAATTCAAGGCAGGTAAACTTGAGTTCCGGGCAGATCGGACTGGAATTGTGCATGTCATGTTCGGCAAGGCAACGTTCTCCGAGCAAGATTTGCTGACGAACTTAAAGGCATTGCAAGAAACGATCGATCGAAACCGCCCGTCCGGTGCAAAAGGACGTTACTGGCGATCGATTTATGTTTCTGCGACCATGGGTCCTTCGATCCAGGTAGACATTGGCGGGCTGCGCGATCTAAAGTTAACGGAAGTTGCTTAG
- the rplJ gene encoding 50S ribosomal protein L10 produces MGRTLEDKQAMVAELKETLSQAQLAVVIDYKGLTVAEITDLRRRLRPKGAECKVTKNTLMRIAVQDEANWQPLAEICKESAAFLFLGEDLGGALKAYQEFQRVTKKTVIRGGAMEGRLLSEDDVKAIADLPSKEQLMAQIAGAINGVASKVAIGINEVPGSLARALQAVADKDKDDQQEAA; encoded by the coding sequence ATGGGAAGAACGCTCGAAGATAAGCAAGCAATGGTTGCTGAGCTAAAGGAGACCCTGAGCCAAGCACAGCTTGCTGTAGTGATTGACTACAAAGGTCTGACGGTTGCTGAAATTACTGACCTGCGGCGGCGGCTACGCCCTAAAGGGGCAGAGTGCAAGGTAACGAAGAATACTCTGATGCGAATTGCTGTACAGGACGAAGCCAACTGGCAACCCCTGGCAGAGATTTGTAAGGAATCAGCAGCATTCCTGTTCCTGGGTGAGGATTTGGGCGGCGCGCTCAAGGCCTATCAAGAATTCCAGAGAGTCACCAAGAAGACTGTAATTCGTGGTGGCGCGATGGAAGGGCGGCTCCTCAGTGAGGATGACGTTAAGGCAATTGCCGATCTGCCCTCGAAAGAGCAGCTTATGGCGCAAATTGCTGGAGCCATCAACGGTGTTGCATCCAAGGTGGCAATCGGTATCAATGAAGTTCCTGGTTCACTGGCGCGGGCATTACAAGCCGTTGCTGATAAGGATAAGGACGATCAGCAGGAAGCTGCTTAG
- the rplL gene encoding 50S ribosomal protein L7/L12, with protein sequence MSAKTDEILEQLKTLTLLEASELVKQIEEAFGVSAAAPVGGMMMMAPGAGAAAPAEEVEEKTEFDVILDEVPADKKIAVLKAVRELTGLGLKEAKDLVEATPKPVKEGIAKEAAEEAKKAIEAAGGKVSIK encoded by the coding sequence ATGTCTGCAAAAACAGATGAAATTTTGGAACAGCTTAAAACTCTGACGCTGCTGGAAGCATCTGAGCTTGTTAAGCAAATCGAGGAAGCGTTTGGTGTTAGTGCTGCTGCGCCTGTTGGCGGCATGATGATGATGGCTCCTGGTGCGGGTGCTGCTGCGCCTGCTGAGGAAGTTGAAGAGAAGACTGAATTTGATGTCATCCTCGACGAAGTTCCTGCTGATAAGAAGATCGCTGTGCTGAAGGCGGTTCGCGAATTGACGGGTCTGGGTCTGAAGGAAGCGAAGGATCTGGTTGAAGCAACGCCTAAGCCCGTTAAGGAAGGCATTGCGAAGGAAGCGGCTGAAGAGGCTAAGAAAGCGATCGAAGCTGCTGGTGGTAAGGTCAGCATTAAGTAA
- a CDS encoding MotA/TolQ/ExbB proton channel family protein: protein MAIGRLFALGGVVMYPLLGLSILAMALILERLIFWVQVARRQDRVVREVLTLYRRSPKAAFQKLEQHLHLPIARIFLAAMEMDQATPEEFRLALESSAQAEIPLLKRFNTVFETVISVSPLLGLLGTILGLINSFASLRIGDLGGQATANVTAGISEALISTAAGLVVAIFTLLFANLFRGLYLRQIALIQEYGGQLELIHRRRYERGGISNATS, encoded by the coding sequence ATGGCGATCGGTCGATTATTTGCGCTAGGCGGGGTTGTAATGTACCCCCTGCTGGGGCTGTCTATTTTGGCAATGGCTCTGATTTTGGAGCGGCTCATTTTCTGGGTGCAGGTGGCAAGACGTCAGGACAGAGTGGTACGTGAGGTGCTGACGCTGTATCGTCGCAGTCCCAAGGCTGCTTTTCAAAAACTCGAACAGCATTTGCATTTGCCGATCGCACGGATTTTTCTTGCTGCCATGGAAATGGATCAGGCAACGCCAGAAGAGTTTCGGCTGGCGCTCGAAAGCTCAGCTCAAGCAGAAATTCCCTTATTAAAGCGATTCAATACCGTGTTTGAGACGGTCATTAGTGTCTCTCCCTTGTTGGGATTACTCGGCACGATTCTTGGATTAATTAACTCGTTCGCCTCTTTGCGAATTGGAGATCTGGGCGGACAGGCGACTGCAAACGTCACCGCTGGAATTAGTGAAGCTCTGATCTCGACTGCCGCCGGCTTAGTCGTAGCGATTTTTACGCTGCTCTTTGCCAACCTGTTTCGCGGTCTTTATCTTAGACAAATTGCCCTAATTCAAGAATATGGCGGACAGTTGGAGCTCATTCATCGCCGGCGCTATGAGCGTGGAGGGATTTCAAATGCGACTTCCTGA
- a CDS encoding biopolymer transporter ExbD → MRLPDEPEPPFQINIVPMIDVIFAILTFFIMSTLFLNRSQGLPVNLPKAATSEQQAQQEQVVTIDQAGNLAFNKTPMDLAVIESQVQAIAATGNQPLVVINADTAVPHGTVVEVMDRLRAIEGVRLAIATQRP, encoded by the coding sequence ATGCGACTTCCTGATGAACCCGAACCCCCTTTTCAGATCAACATTGTGCCAATGATCGATGTGATCTTTGCGATCCTTACTTTTTTCATCATGTCTACGCTGTTTCTGAACCGATCGCAGGGTCTACCTGTTAATTTGCCTAAAGCCGCGACCTCGGAACAACAGGCACAACAAGAACAAGTAGTGACGATCGATCAAGCGGGCAATCTCGCTTTCAACAAAACGCCAATGGACTTAGCCGTGATCGAATCGCAAGTTCAAGCCATTGCTGCTACGGGCAACCAACCTCTCGTTGTCATTAACGCAGATACAGCCGTTCCGCACGGCACAGTGGTCGAAGTGATGGATCGACTCCGAGCGATCGAAGGAGTGCGGTTAGCAATTGCAACTCAGCGTCCGTAA
- a CDS encoding DUF3611 family protein: protein MVNRSGSFSPSPAIQRVAGALRIIGWGSFWAQVVLGVISAIVLLVAGSSLGSSRPNPANPASAAATNPGTGTGLFLAFLGIVALGGSIYWAFRYTRLARKLKSANAADRPKRGDAIQTLQIGVLINLGGLLVAVLGAQAISGSLLLKSFAQGFTIFAGNALNFITPLDLLVVQANTNTILAHLIGLGSTLLILRSINRT from the coding sequence ATGGTAAATCGGTCAGGCTCTTTTTCTCCTTCTCCCGCCATTCAGCGAGTTGCTGGAGCACTCCGGATTATTGGCTGGGGCAGCTTTTGGGCACAAGTTGTTTTGGGTGTGATCTCTGCGATCGTTCTTTTGGTTGCTGGTTCAAGTTTGGGGTCTTCTCGCCCCAATCCAGCAAATCCCGCATCGGCCGCTGCAACAAATCCAGGCACAGGCACAGGCTTATTTCTGGCGTTTCTGGGTATCGTGGCGCTGGGAGGTAGTATCTATTGGGCGTTTCGCTATACTCGTCTGGCACGCAAGCTGAAAAGTGCAAACGCCGCCGATCGTCCAAAGCGAGGAGATGCAATCCAGACCCTCCAGATTGGCGTTCTGATTAATCTCGGTGGACTACTCGTTGCTGTTTTGGGAGCACAAGCGATCTCTGGCTCACTCCTGCTGAAATCTTTCGCTCAGGGCTTCACCATTTTTGCAGGCAACGCCCTCAACTTCATTACGCCCCTTGATCTTCTCGTGGTTCAGGCAAACACCAATACGATTCTGGCTCATTTAATTGGGCTGGGCAGCACCCTGCTGATTCTGCGATCGATTAATCGGACTTGA
- a CDS encoding CPBP family intramembrane glutamic endopeptidase, with the protein MKAIFARLAAYPAPIRLLAFLAIVVLIWLPFALPIALLIRDPNPLTISAMGLLFIVFLLLIPVWGRRVHREQRIFQTYGLILTKQMGQELLLGLGLGAISLFALFGLQSWLGWVHWQASPEPIGRIILEGSLTGLGVGLAEEIVFRGWIFDELRRDYSPNQTLWANSLIFACLHFIKSISEIIRTFPQFPGLVLLGLALVWAKRSTHGRLGLAIGLHAGLVWSYYIVNVGKLVQYPGRVPLVLTGIDRNPLAGVMGLLFLTGLAALMRWLARRQLRSH; encoded by the coding sequence TTGAAAGCGATTTTTGCCCGCCTTGCTGCCTACCCTGCTCCAATTCGACTGCTGGCATTTCTCGCAATTGTGGTGCTGATCTGGCTCCCTTTTGCCCTACCCATTGCACTGCTGATTCGTGACCCCAATCCTCTAACAATTAGCGCAATGGGGCTGCTGTTTATTGTTTTTCTGCTGCTAATTCCAGTGTGGGGGCGGCGAGTTCATCGAGAGCAGCGAATTTTTCAAACCTATGGCTTGATCTTGACAAAGCAGATGGGGCAAGAGCTGTTATTGGGGCTAGGCTTGGGAGCAATTAGCCTGTTTGCGCTTTTTGGACTGCAAAGTTGGCTGGGTTGGGTTCACTGGCAAGCATCGCCAGAGCCGATCGGTCGGATCATTTTAGAAGGAAGCCTAACGGGACTGGGGGTAGGGCTTGCTGAAGAAATTGTCTTTCGTGGCTGGATCTTTGATGAACTGCGTCGAGACTACTCCCCCAACCAAACCCTTTGGGCAAACAGCCTGATTTTTGCTTGCCTCCACTTCATCAAATCGATTTCGGAGATTATTCGTACCTTTCCTCAGTTTCCTGGATTAGTGCTGCTTGGGCTGGCTCTGGTCTGGGCAAAGCGATCGACTCATGGTCGCTTGGGCTTAGCGATCGGGCTTCATGCTGGGCTCGTTTGGAGCTATTACATCGTTAATGTTGGCAAACTCGTGCAATATCCTGGTCGGGTTCCACTGGTGCTTACAGGCATCGATCGAAACCCGCTTGCTGGAGTCATGGGGCTGCTGTTTTTAACAGGATTAGCGGCATTGATGCGCTGGCTTGCCAGACGACAACTAAGGAGTCATTAA
- the clpS gene encoding ATP-dependent Clp protease adapter ClpS translates to MAVDTIEQRSTSTVRKHAPRYKVLLHNDDFNSMEHVVQSLMKTVSSLTMPQAVSIMMEAHTNGIALVIACAQEHAEFYCEGLKSEGLTSTIEPED, encoded by the coding sequence GTGGCAGTCGATACGATCGAACAGCGTTCAACATCAACCGTCCGCAAACATGCTCCCCGATACAAGGTTTTACTGCACAACGATGATTTCAACTCGATGGAACACGTTGTCCAGTCGTTGATGAAGACCGTTAGCAGCTTGACCATGCCTCAGGCAGTCAGCATTATGATGGAAGCCCACACGAATGGGATTGCTTTGGTGATCGCTTGCGCCCAAGAGCATGCTGAGTTCTACTGTGAAGGGCTAAAGAGCGAGGGTTTAACCAGCACGATCGAACCAGAAGACTAA